The following coding sequences lie in one Isoptericola variabilis 225 genomic window:
- a CDS encoding ABC transporter ATP-binding protein: protein MSSVLDLKGVTVRRGRKNIVDKVDWHVEEGERWVVLGPNGAGKTTLLQILAARMHPTSGTADVLGERLGRTDMFELRPRIGFSSAALADKIPPHEVVRDVVLTAAYGVTGRWREDYEEFDERRAADLLAAFDVAQLADREYGTLSEGERKRVQIARALMTDPEMLLLDEPAAGLDLSGREELVGALAELAGDPASPVLILVTHHVEEIPPGFTHLLLLADGRVRAAGPIEDVLTADNLSEAFGLPLLVAHGGGRWLARAARPAGR, encoded by the coding sequence ATGAGCTCCGTTCTCGACCTGAAGGGCGTCACCGTCCGGCGCGGCAGGAAGAACATCGTCGACAAGGTCGACTGGCACGTCGAGGAGGGCGAGCGCTGGGTCGTCCTCGGCCCCAACGGAGCGGGCAAGACGACGCTGCTGCAGATCCTCGCCGCGCGCATGCACCCGACGTCGGGCACCGCCGACGTCTTGGGGGAGCGGCTCGGGCGCACCGACATGTTCGAGCTGCGCCCGCGCATCGGCTTCTCCTCGGCGGCGCTCGCGGACAAGATCCCGCCCCACGAGGTCGTGCGCGACGTCGTGCTCACGGCCGCGTACGGCGTCACGGGCCGCTGGCGCGAGGACTACGAGGAGTTCGACGAGCGTCGCGCGGCCGACCTGCTCGCGGCGTTCGACGTCGCCCAGCTCGCCGACCGCGAGTACGGGACGCTGAGCGAGGGCGAGCGCAAGCGCGTGCAGATCGCGCGGGCGCTCATGACCGACCCGGAGATGCTCCTGCTCGACGAGCCCGCGGCGGGCCTCGACCTGTCGGGCCGCGAGGAGCTCGTCGGCGCGCTCGCCGAGCTCGCGGGCGACCCGGCCTCGCCCGTGCTGATCCTCGTCACGCACCACGTCGAGGAGATCCCGCCGGGCTTCACGCACCTGCTCCTCCTCGCCGACGGGCGCGTCCGGGCCGCCGGCCCGATCGAGGACGTGCTCACGGCCGACAACCTCTCCGAGGCGTTCGGGCTGCCGCTGCTCGTCGCGCACGGCGGCGGCCGCTGGCTCGCGCGCGCCGCCCGACCTGCCGGGCGGTGA
- a CDS encoding alpha/beta hydrolase, producing the protein MNATLDDRVTTAPPRRHAAPPRVRERAGRRGGTLAAGVLLGAAVVLALLVAGMLAPHVPVLGLAGVTASAYLAWALLGAAVVTVLAAILLMRRGGVVRVAATTLGLAALAGSVVVGWQQLSVAREHRVAVDVGGLFALTGSRAEPDASAAYGEHEGRPLGLSLWEPAGSGAGAAPVVVLLHGGGWTSQDRLERTTTAHATWFAEQGYLAISVDYPLSDDEHHLWEVAEPQVACALSWVQDNAARHGGDPGRVFLVGASAGGNLALDVAYRAAAGDLDPACGSAPPVVAAVSTLYPVASPAAFAAGADPLLGGAARDTAIAYTGGTPEGVPERYAAVTPAEHVTDAAPPTLVVAGAADHLVPPAGAVDLAATLEDAGVSHELVVLPAAGHRFDAAPGGVGTQVWRELTLRWFDLHGRAPTTP; encoded by the coding sequence GTGAACGCCACCCTCGACGACCGGGTCACCACCGCGCCTCCACGCCGGCACGCCGCGCCGCCCCGGGTGCGCGAGCGGGCCGGGCGCCGGGGCGGGACGCTCGCCGCGGGCGTCCTGCTCGGCGCCGCCGTCGTGCTGGCGCTGCTCGTGGCCGGCATGCTCGCCCCGCACGTGCCCGTGCTCGGCCTCGCGGGCGTCACCGCGTCGGCCTACCTGGCGTGGGCCCTGCTCGGCGCCGCCGTCGTCACCGTCCTCGCCGCGATCCTGCTCATGCGCCGCGGCGGTGTCGTGCGCGTCGCCGCGACGACGCTCGGCCTCGCGGCGCTCGCGGGCTCGGTGGTCGTCGGCTGGCAGCAGCTCTCGGTCGCTCGCGAGCACCGCGTCGCGGTCGACGTCGGCGGCCTGTTCGCGCTCACGGGGTCCCGCGCCGAGCCCGACGCGTCCGCCGCCTACGGCGAGCACGAGGGCCGGCCGCTCGGGCTGTCGCTGTGGGAGCCCGCCGGGTCGGGTGCCGGCGCGGCACCGGTCGTCGTGCTCCTGCACGGGGGCGGCTGGACGTCGCAGGACCGGCTCGAGCGCACGACCACGGCGCACGCGACCTGGTTCGCGGAGCAGGGGTACCTCGCGATCAGCGTCGACTACCCGCTGTCCGACGACGAGCACCACCTGTGGGAGGTGGCCGAGCCGCAGGTGGCCTGCGCGCTGTCGTGGGTGCAGGACAACGCCGCCCGGCACGGCGGCGACCCGGGCCGCGTCTTCCTCGTGGGCGCCTCCGCGGGCGGCAACCTCGCCCTCGACGTGGCGTACCGGGCAGCGGCCGGGGACCTCGACCCGGCGTGCGGGTCCGCGCCGCCGGTCGTCGCCGCCGTGAGCACGCTGTACCCGGTGGCGTCGCCCGCCGCGTTCGCCGCCGGCGCCGACCCGCTGCTGGGCGGTGCGGCGCGCGACACGGCCATCGCGTACACGGGCGGCACGCCCGAGGGCGTGCCCGAGCGGTACGCGGCCGTGACCCCGGCCGAGCACGTGACCGACGCGGCCCCGCCGACGCTCGTCGTCGCCGGGGCGGCGGACCACCTGGTGCCGCCCGCCGGCGCGGTCGACCTGGCGGCGACGCTCGAGGACGCCGGCGTGTCGCACGAGCTCGTGGTGCTGCCCGCCGCCGGGCACCGCTTCGACGCCGCGCCCGGCGGCGTCGGCACGCAGGTGTGGCGCGAGCTCACGCTGCGCTGGTTCGATCTTCACGGGCGGGCGCCGACGACGCCCTGA
- a CDS encoding ABC transporter ATP-binding protein, with product MLVSLVRRYVRPYRGQVGVLLALQLLATLASLYLPSLNADVVDQGVTRGDTAYVLRVGAWMLGVSLVQVVCAIGAVYLGARAATALGRDVRRDLFDAVQGFSARELGRFGAPSLITRTTNDVQQVQMVVLMTFTIMVMSPIMLVGGVVMALQEDVRLSGLLLVVVPVLAVAVGLLLWRMVPHFRAMQERIDAINAVLREQITGLRVVRAFVRERRELERFGRANEALYATSLAAGKLMALAFPVVMLVMSASQVAVLWFGAQEVDRGGMQVGSLMAFLSYLMYILMAVMMSTMMVMMVPRAAVAAGRITDVLETETSVTEPARPVPLAALSDGAGPRGRVAFEAVELRYPGADAPVLADVTFTAEPGTVTAVIGSTGAGKTTLLNLVPRLFDVTAGRVTVDGVDVRDLASDDLGSLLGLVPQKAFLFSGTVASNLRYGKPDATEDEMWEALEVAQARDFVEALPEGLDAPVAQGGSTFSGGQRQRLAIARAVIRRPRVYLFDDSFSALDYATDARLRAALRPRTADATVLVVAQRVATIRDADQILVLDHGRIVGRGTHAELLAGNATYQEIVESQMSLEEAA from the coding sequence ATGCTCGTCTCGCTCGTGCGCCGCTACGTGCGGCCCTACCGCGGGCAGGTCGGCGTGCTGCTCGCCCTGCAGCTCCTCGCGACGCTCGCCTCGCTGTACCTGCCCTCGCTCAACGCCGACGTCGTCGACCAGGGCGTGACCCGGGGAGACACCGCGTACGTCCTGCGCGTGGGCGCCTGGATGCTCGGCGTGAGCCTGGTCCAGGTCGTGTGCGCGATCGGCGCGGTCTACCTCGGCGCCCGCGCGGCCACCGCGCTCGGCCGCGACGTGCGGCGCGACCTCTTCGACGCGGTCCAGGGCTTCTCCGCACGCGAGCTCGGCCGGTTCGGCGCGCCGTCGCTCATCACGCGCACGACCAACGACGTGCAGCAGGTCCAGATGGTCGTGCTCATGACGTTCACCATCATGGTGATGTCGCCGATCATGCTCGTCGGCGGCGTCGTGATGGCGCTGCAGGAGGACGTGCGCCTCTCGGGGCTGCTGCTCGTCGTCGTGCCCGTCCTGGCGGTGGCCGTGGGCCTGCTCCTGTGGCGGATGGTGCCGCACTTCCGCGCCATGCAGGAGCGCATCGACGCGATCAACGCCGTCCTGCGCGAGCAGATCACCGGCCTGCGCGTGGTCCGCGCCTTCGTGCGCGAGCGCCGCGAGCTCGAGCGCTTCGGGCGCGCCAACGAGGCGCTCTACGCGACGTCGCTCGCGGCGGGCAAGCTCATGGCGCTCGCGTTCCCCGTGGTCATGCTCGTGATGAGCGCCTCGCAGGTCGCGGTGCTGTGGTTCGGCGCGCAGGAGGTCGACCGCGGCGGCATGCAGGTCGGCTCGCTCATGGCGTTCCTCAGCTACCTCATGTACATCCTCATGGCCGTCATGATGTCGACGATGATGGTCATGATGGTCCCGCGCGCCGCCGTCGCCGCGGGGCGCATCACCGACGTCCTGGAGACCGAGACGTCCGTGACCGAGCCGGCCCGTCCCGTCCCGCTCGCCGCGCTGTCCGACGGCGCCGGGCCGCGTGGACGCGTCGCCTTCGAGGCCGTGGAGCTGCGGTACCCCGGCGCCGACGCGCCGGTCCTGGCCGACGTCACCTTCACGGCCGAGCCCGGCACGGTGACCGCGGTCATCGGCTCGACGGGTGCCGGCAAGACGACGCTGCTCAACCTCGTGCCGCGGCTGTTCGATGTCACGGCCGGTCGCGTCACGGTCGACGGCGTCGACGTGCGCGACCTGGCGAGCGACGACCTGGGCTCGCTGCTGGGCCTCGTGCCCCAGAAGGCATTCCTGTTCAGCGGGACCGTCGCGAGCAACCTGCGCTACGGCAAGCCGGACGCGACCGAGGACGAGATGTGGGAGGCGCTCGAGGTCGCCCAGGCCCGCGACTTCGTCGAGGCGCTGCCGGAGGGCCTCGACGCGCCCGTCGCGCAGGGCGGCTCGACGTTCTCGGGCGGTCAGCGCCAGCGCCTCGCCATCGCGCGGGCGGTCATCCGCCGCCCGCGCGTCTACCTCTTCGACGACTCCTTCTCCGCGCTCGACTACGCCACCGACGCGCGGCTGCGCGCCGCCCTGCGGCCGCGGACCGCCGACGCCACGGTGCTCGTCGTCGCCCAGCGGGTGGCCACGATCCGTGACGCGGACCAGATCCTCGTGCTCGACCACGGGCGGATCGTCGGGCGCGGGACGCACGCCGAGCTGCTCGCCGGCAACGCGACGTACCAGGAGATCGTCGAGTCCCAGATGTCCCTCGAGGAGGCCGCATGA
- a CDS encoding TetR/AcrR family transcriptional regulator — MLTDPASRRAAPLAPDDRRAAIVEAVLPLVGERGLDVTSKELAAAAGVAEGTLFRAFGDKTCLVGTVAVEGLRRAASAAETREALAAIDRSLPLEERLAQVLAIGRRQAADVTRWAAHLRTLHQRTAHATPSGEQVREFREQLARHHEERRAATAEGLLAVLEPDRHRLRVPPEVAVALVEAIVAGAHQSVEGLAPVPDPAVLADALVHGIAGGS; from the coding sequence GTGCTCACCGACCCCGCCTCGCGCCGCGCGGCGCCGCTCGCCCCCGACGACCGCCGCGCCGCCATCGTCGAGGCCGTGCTTCCCCTGGTGGGGGAGCGCGGCCTCGACGTGACCTCCAAGGAGCTCGCCGCGGCCGCCGGCGTCGCCGAGGGCACGCTGTTCCGGGCGTTCGGGGACAAGACCTGCCTCGTAGGGACCGTCGCGGTCGAGGGGCTGCGGCGCGCGGCGAGCGCGGCCGAGACGCGCGAGGCCCTCGCCGCGATCGACCGCTCGCTGCCGCTTGAGGAGCGGCTCGCCCAGGTGCTCGCGATCGGGCGCCGCCAGGCCGCCGACGTGACCCGCTGGGCCGCGCACCTGCGCACGCTTCACCAACGCACCGCGCACGCCACGCCGTCGGGCGAGCAGGTCCGGGAGTTCCGCGAGCAGCTCGCGCGCCACCACGAGGAGCGGCGTGCCGCGACCGCTGAGGGCCTCCTCGCCGTCCTCGAGCCGGACCGGCACCGGCTGCGCGTGCCGCCCGAGGTCGCCGTGGCGCTCGTCGAGGCGATCGTCGCGGGGGCCCACCAGAGCGTCGAGGGCCTCGCGCCCGTCCCGGACCCCGCCGTGCTCGCCGACGCGCTCGTGCACGGCATCGCCGGGGGGTCCTGA
- a CDS encoding endo-1,4-beta-xylanase yields MPVTLFTAPVDHTPDLTLAHRRADAVVTVLGADGTPLDDTEVVVEQTRHAFGFGCIGFDLVDLANGTSADPDYDNVFAERWLDVFNTTTLPFYWGTFEPEEQGKPRTAELQAAAWWFADRGVAVKGHPLVWHTVQPRWLLGRPLEEVERLQRERIRRDVADFAGVIDTWDAINEVVIMPVFTAEENAITPLARVKGRVEMIRMAFEEARAANPHATLLLNDFDMSTAYECLIEAVLEAGIRIDYLGLQSHMHQGYWGEEKTLRILERFSRYGIPIHFTETTLLSGDLMPPEIVDLNDYQVETWPSTPEGEERQADEVERHYRTLLSHPAVEAATYWGLSDRGMWLGAPGGLLRADGSPKPAYERLRRLVKEEWWLPPTRLRTDEAGRVRVEGFRGDYRVSLPDGGASAEFGLTESGERTLTLTTR; encoded by the coding sequence GTGCCCGTGACGCTCTTCACAGCACCCGTCGACCACACGCCCGACCTGACCCTGGCGCACCGCCGCGCCGACGCCGTCGTGACCGTCCTCGGCGCCGACGGCACGCCGCTCGACGACACCGAGGTCGTCGTCGAGCAGACCCGCCACGCCTTCGGCTTCGGCTGCATCGGCTTCGACCTCGTCGACCTCGCCAACGGCACGTCCGCCGACCCCGACTACGACAACGTTTTCGCAGAACGCTGGCTCGACGTCTTCAACACCACGACCCTGCCGTTCTACTGGGGCACGTTCGAGCCCGAGGAGCAGGGCAAGCCCCGCACGGCCGAGCTGCAGGCCGCCGCCTGGTGGTTCGCCGACCGCGGCGTGGCCGTCAAGGGCCACCCGCTCGTGTGGCACACCGTGCAGCCGAGGTGGCTGCTCGGCCGCCCGCTCGAGGAGGTCGAGCGCCTCCAGCGCGAGCGCATCCGGCGCGACGTCGCGGACTTCGCCGGCGTCATCGACACCTGGGACGCGATCAACGAGGTCGTGATCATGCCGGTGTTCACCGCCGAGGAGAACGCCATCACGCCGCTCGCGCGCGTCAAGGGCCGCGTCGAGATGATCCGCATGGCGTTCGAGGAGGCGCGCGCGGCGAACCCGCACGCGACGCTGCTGCTCAACGACTTCGACATGTCGACCGCGTACGAGTGCCTCATCGAGGCCGTGCTGGAGGCCGGCATCCGCATCGACTACCTCGGGCTGCAGAGCCACATGCACCAGGGCTACTGGGGCGAGGAGAAGACGCTGCGCATCCTCGAGCGGTTCTCGCGCTACGGCATCCCGATCCACTTCACCGAGACCACGCTGCTCTCGGGCGACCTCATGCCGCCCGAGATCGTCGACCTCAACGACTACCAGGTCGAGACCTGGCCCTCGACGCCCGAGGGCGAGGAGCGCCAGGCCGACGAGGTCGAGCGCCACTACCGGACGCTCCTGAGCCACCCCGCCGTCGAGGCCGCGACGTACTGGGGCCTGTCCGACCGCGGCATGTGGCTGGGCGCGCCCGGCGGCCTGCTGCGGGCCGACGGGTCGCCCAAGCCCGCGTACGAGCGGCTGCGCCGGCTGGTCAAGGAGGAGTGGTGGCTCCCCCCGACCCGGCTGCGCACCGACGAGGCGGGGCGCGTCCGGGTCGAGGGGTTCCGCGGCGACTACCGCGTGTCGCTGCCCGACGGCGGCGCCTCGGCCGAGTTCGGCCTCACCGAATCAGGGGAGCGGACGCTCACGCTGACGACACGCTGA
- a CDS encoding SPFH domain-containing protein, with translation MSDTSPGQLALTLVLILVAIVVIVALFRAVRIVPQATALIIERLGRYSKTFEPGLHLLVPFVDRVRAGVDLREQVVSFPPQPVITSDNLVVSIDTVIYFQVTDPKSAVYEIANYITGIEQLTVTTLRNVVGSMDLEQTLTSRDQINGQLRGVLDEATGRWGVRVNRVELKSIDPPASVQGAMEQQMRAERDRRAAILTAEGVKQSQILTAEGEKQSQILRAEGDAQAQILKAEGEARAILQVFGAIHEGNPDPKLLAYQYLQMLPEIANGTSSKLWVVPTEFTAALGSIAKGFGGAPGTPGIPGEPVEEEEAGRRRPSTYQPTALEDAGEALAEARRQAEAATADATSAGTRSGSPFDPGAERGQRPVGERPVPPVTGPEPRTLGGEPDTTDEPPAPPQR, from the coding sequence GTGTCCGACACCTCACCCGGGCAGCTCGCGCTGACCTTGGTCCTCATCCTCGTCGCGATCGTCGTGATCGTGGCCCTGTTCCGGGCAGTACGGATCGTGCCGCAGGCGACCGCGCTGATCATCGAGCGCCTCGGCCGCTACAGCAAGACCTTCGAGCCCGGGCTGCACCTGCTGGTGCCGTTCGTCGACCGGGTGCGCGCCGGCGTCGACCTGCGCGAGCAGGTCGTGTCCTTCCCGCCGCAGCCCGTGATCACGAGCGACAACCTCGTGGTCAGCATCGACACGGTCATCTACTTCCAGGTGACGGACCCCAAGTCGGCCGTCTACGAGATCGCCAACTACATCACCGGTATCGAGCAGCTCACCGTCACGACGCTCCGCAACGTCGTCGGCTCGATGGACCTCGAGCAGACCCTCACCAGCCGCGACCAGATCAACGGTCAGCTCCGCGGCGTGCTCGACGAGGCGACGGGACGCTGGGGCGTGCGCGTCAACCGCGTCGAGCTCAAGTCGATCGACCCGCCGGCGAGCGTCCAGGGCGCGATGGAGCAGCAGATGCGCGCCGAGCGCGACCGCCGCGCCGCGATCCTCACGGCCGAGGGCGTCAAGCAGTCGCAGATCCTCACGGCCGAGGGCGAGAAGCAGTCACAGATCCTGCGGGCCGAGGGTGACGCCCAGGCGCAGATCCTCAAGGCCGAGGGTGAGGCGCGCGCGATCCTCCAGGTCTTCGGCGCCATCCACGAGGGCAACCCCGACCCGAAGCTGCTCGCGTACCAGTACTTGCAGATGCTGCCCGAGATCGCCAACGGCACGTCGTCCAAGCTGTGGGTCGTGCCGACCGAGTTCACGGCCGCGCTCGGGTCGATCGCCAAGGGCTTCGGCGGCGCCCCGGGCACGCCGGGCATCCCGGGGGAGCCGGTCGAGGAGGAGGAGGCCGGCCGGCGGCGCCCGTCGACGTACCAGCCGACGGCGCTCGAGGACGCCGGCGAGGCGCTCGCGGAGGCACGGCGTCAGGCCGAGGCCGCGACCGCCGACGCGACGAGCGCGGGGACCCGCTCGGGCTCGCCGTTCGACCCGGGTGCCGAGCGCGGTCAGCGCCCCGTGGGCGAGCGTCCGGTGCCTCCGGTCACGGGCCCCGAGCCGCGCACGCTGGGAGGCGAGCCCGACACCACCGACGAGCCGCCGGCGCCGCCGCAGCGATAA
- a CDS encoding NfeD family protein — MEGWLWWLGAALVLAVVEMLSLDLVLIMLAGGAAAGAVTAAAGGPFWLQIVVACLVAALLLFTLRPWLLRHLRDRVPLVETNAAAHVGRLALVVADVTETSGRVKLAGEVWSARLVDDGRPGSSGSVPEGTEVRVVRIDGATAVVEPVATSHEHPEHSA; from the coding sequence ATGGAAGGCTGGCTCTGGTGGCTGGGCGCCGCGCTGGTGCTCGCCGTCGTCGAGATGCTGTCGCTCGACCTCGTCCTGATCATGCTCGCGGGCGGGGCCGCCGCCGGTGCCGTGACCGCCGCCGCGGGCGGTCCCTTCTGGCTGCAGATCGTCGTCGCGTGCCTCGTCGCGGCGCTGCTGCTCTTCACGCTGCGTCCCTGGCTGCTGCGCCACCTGCGCGACCGCGTGCCGCTCGTCGAGACGAACGCCGCCGCCCACGTCGGCCGGCTCGCGCTCGTCGTCGCCGACGTCACCGAGACCTCGGGCCGGGTCAAGCTCGCCGGCGAGGTCTGGAGCGCGCGGCTCGTCGACGACGGCCGGCCGGGCTCCTCGGGCAGCGTGCCCGAGGGCACCGAGGTGCGGGTCGTGCGGATCGACGGCGCGACGGCCGTCGTCGAGCCGGTCGCGACCTCGCACGAGCACCCCGAGCACTCGGCCTGA
- a CDS encoding ABC transporter ATP-binding protein, translating to MSAAPARPAPPAGPPPGPRHGPMAHAAGAPVAKPLDFAGSLRRFARTMRPERARVALLTVCGVVSVALTVAGPRILGEATDVVFEGMLGRMLAGSLPAGTTGPEAADALRATGDAGRADLVAAMDGLVVGQGVDGGRLATILLAALAVYAGAFVFGWLQARIMTVAVQNTMRRLRDDVEAKLHRVPLAYADSQRRGEILSRVTNDIDNVAQTTTQTLAQLVTSLLTVVGVLAMMFWISWVLALVALVTVPLSILVTVQIAKRSQPQFVAQWAATGRLNAHVEEMFTGHALVKVYGRQRDAAERFAQENDALYDSTSRAQFISGTIQPSMGFLANLNYVLVAVIGGLRVASGQLSIGDVQAFIQYSRQFTQPLTQVASMMNLLQSGVASAERVFELLDAPEQTPDPEPARELDRVRGRVAFEDVSFSYVEDAPLIEHLDLVAEPGRTVAIVGPTGAGKTTLVNLLMRFYEVDSGRITLDGVDVRELTREGLRSRVGMVLQDTWLFRGTIEENLRYGVRDGADLSREDFLAATRATHVDQFVRTLPDGYDTMLDDEATSLSAGEKQLLTIARAFLADPEILVLDEATSSVDTRTEVLVQHAMNALRSGRTSFVIAHRLSTIRDADLIVVMEHGRIVEQGDHESLLAADGAYARLYASQFAAPVVDEDEVVADARSA from the coding sequence ATGAGCGCCGCACCCGCCCGGCCGGCGCCGCCGGCGGGCCCGCCGCCCGGCCCCCGGCACGGGCCCATGGCCCACGCGGCCGGCGCGCCCGTCGCCAAGCCGCTCGACTTCGCCGGGTCGCTGCGGCGCTTCGCGCGGACCATGCGGCCCGAACGGGCACGGGTGGCGCTGCTGACCGTGTGCGGCGTCGTGTCCGTCGCGCTCACCGTCGCCGGGCCCCGCATCCTGGGCGAGGCGACCGACGTCGTCTTCGAGGGCATGCTCGGCCGCATGCTGGCCGGCTCGCTGCCCGCCGGCACGACCGGTCCCGAGGCCGCCGACGCGCTGCGCGCCACGGGCGACGCCGGGCGGGCCGACCTGGTCGCGGCGATGGACGGGCTCGTCGTCGGTCAGGGCGTCGACGGCGGCCGGCTCGCGACGATCCTCCTGGCGGCGCTCGCGGTGTACGCCGGAGCGTTCGTCTTCGGCTGGCTCCAGGCGCGCATCATGACCGTCGCCGTGCAGAACACGATGCGGCGGCTGCGGGACGACGTCGAGGCCAAGCTGCACCGGGTGCCGCTCGCCTACGCCGACTCCCAGCGCCGGGGCGAGATCCTCTCGCGCGTCACGAACGACATCGACAACGTGGCCCAGACGACGACGCAGACGCTCGCCCAGCTCGTCACGTCGCTGCTCACGGTCGTGGGCGTGCTCGCGATGATGTTCTGGATCTCGTGGGTCCTGGCACTGGTCGCGCTCGTGACCGTGCCGCTGTCGATCCTCGTCACGGTGCAGATCGCCAAGCGCTCGCAGCCGCAGTTCGTCGCGCAGTGGGCGGCGACGGGGCGGCTCAACGCGCACGTGGAGGAGATGTTCACCGGCCACGCCCTCGTCAAGGTGTACGGGCGCCAGCGCGACGCCGCCGAGCGCTTCGCGCAGGAGAACGACGCGCTGTACGACTCGACGTCGCGGGCGCAGTTCATCTCGGGCACGATCCAGCCCTCGATGGGCTTCCTCGCCAACCTCAACTACGTGCTCGTGGCCGTCATCGGCGGCCTGCGCGTCGCGTCGGGCCAGCTGTCGATCGGCGACGTGCAGGCGTTCATCCAGTACTCGCGCCAGTTCACCCAGCCGCTGACGCAGGTGGCCTCGATGATGAACCTGCTCCAGTCCGGCGTCGCGTCCGCCGAGCGCGTCTTCGAGCTGCTCGACGCCCCGGAGCAGACGCCGGACCCCGAGCCCGCGCGCGAGCTCGACCGGGTGCGCGGCCGCGTCGCCTTCGAGGACGTCTCGTTCTCCTACGTCGAGGACGCCCCGCTCATCGAACACCTCGACCTGGTGGCCGAGCCCGGGCGGACGGTCGCGATCGTGGGCCCCACCGGAGCCGGCAAGACGACGCTGGTCAACCTGCTCATGCGGTTCTACGAGGTCGACTCCGGTCGCATCACGCTCGACGGCGTCGACGTGCGCGAGCTGACGCGCGAGGGCCTGCGCTCGCGCGTCGGCATGGTGCTGCAGGACACCTGGCTGTTCCGCGGCACGATCGAGGAGAACCTGCGCTACGGCGTGCGCGACGGCGCGGACCTGTCCCGCGAGGACTTCCTCGCCGCGACACGCGCCACGCACGTCGACCAGTTCGTGCGCACGCTGCCCGACGGGTACGACACGATGCTCGACGACGAGGCGACGAGCCTGTCGGCGGGGGAGAAGCAGCTGCTCACGATCGCGCGCGCGTTCCTCGCCGACCCGGAGATCCTCGTCCTGGACGAGGCGACGAGCTCGGTCGACACGCGCACGGAGGTGCTGGTCCAGCACGCGATGAACGCCCTGCGCTCGGGGCGGACATCGTTCGTCATCGCGCACCGCCTGTCCACGATCCGGGACGCCGACCTCATCGTGGTGATGGAGCACGGCCGGATCGTCGAGCAGGGCGACCACGAGTCGCTGCTCGCGGCGGACGGCGCCTACGCGCGCCTGTACGCGAGCCAGTTCGCGGCGCCCGTCGTCGACGAGGACGAGGTCGTCGCCGACGCGAGGAGTGCCTGA